From a region of the Pristis pectinata isolate sPriPec2 chromosome 2, sPriPec2.1.pri, whole genome shotgun sequence genome:
- the mrpl58 gene encoding LOW QUALITY PROTEIN: peptidyl-tRNA hydrolase ICT1, mitochondrial (The sequence of the model RefSeq protein was modified relative to this genomic sequence to represent the inferred CDS: inserted 1 base in 1 codon), translating to MLRHGCWLLWAAANDLQPTAMLLQCQYRSIYSQELQYLNNKHRYCIPTDHLTVTYCQSSGPGRQNVXKVNTKAEVRFHVTTVDWISEDVQNAISAKHQNRIYRDGQLIVTSEVSRYQMRNLGYCLQKIQDIVTASSEKPKQQTKEVTEVQRMWVESKPQE from the exons ATGTTGCGACATGGCTGCTGGTTGCTGTGGGCTGCAGCCAATGACCTCCAGCCTACAGCCATGCTTCTGCAGTGCCAATACCGCAGCATCTACAGCCAGGAGCTTCAGTACCTGAACAACAAG CACAGATACTGTATCCCCACAGACCATCTCACAGTGACATACTGTCAGAGCAGTGGGCCTGGGAGACAGAATG ACAAAGTGAACACGAAAGCGGAGGTGAGGTTCCATGTGACCACTGTTGACTGGATCTCGGAAGATGTGCAAAATGCTATCAGTGCCAAGCACCAGAACAGAATCTATAGGGACGGACAGCTGATCGTTACTTCAGAGGTCAGCAGGTACCAGATGAGAAACTTAGGTTACTGTCTGCAGAAGATTCAGGACATTGTAACAGCATCAAGTGAAAAACCTAAACAGCAAACCAAAGAAGTAACTGAAGTTCAGAGAATGTGGGTGGAGAGCAAGCCTCAGGAATAG